Proteins from one Halopseudomonas pelagia genomic window:
- a CDS encoding transporter suffix domain-containing protein, whose protein sequence is MITAQISEAPKSAKWRFKLGIGFLCLMPILWLLVPLAAMADAPGSRIAALTGALFIINKVLLLLVIAVMGKAGFQELKKHLFGYVSDLAPSSDVEVSATRYRIGLVMFCLPLVSSFLEPYIDALAPGLRPNSWALQLLGDVLLISSFFVLGGNFWEKLRALFIRKARVINADAV, encoded by the coding sequence ATGATCACGGCACAGATTTCGGAAGCGCCAAAGTCCGCTAAGTGGCGCTTCAAGCTAGGCATCGGCTTTCTCTGTTTAATGCCCATCCTGTGGCTGTTGGTGCCGCTCGCGGCGATGGCGGATGCGCCAGGCTCGCGCATTGCCGCTTTGACTGGCGCGCTGTTCATCATCAACAAGGTGCTGCTGCTGCTGGTGATCGCGGTCATGGGCAAGGCCGGTTTTCAGGAGCTGAAAAAGCATCTGTTCGGTTACGTCTCCGATCTCGCTCCCAGCAGCGATGTCGAGGTCAGTGCCACCCGCTACCGTATTGGTCTGGTGATGTTTTGCCTGCCTTTGGTGTCGTCGTTTCTCGAGCCCTATATTGACGCCCTGGCACCTGGCCTGCGGCCCAATAGCTGGGCATTGCAGCTGTTAGGTGATGTGCTGCTGATCAGCAGTTTCTTTGTGCTCGGTGGCAACTTCTGGGAAAAGCTGCGCGCGCTGTTTATCCGCAAGGCACGGGTGATCAACGCCGACGCGGTCTGA